A genomic stretch from Deltaproteobacteria bacterium includes:
- a CDS encoding cytochrome c5 family protein produces MVGMTALALCCMPGCVSSEKSTKVEAQYNKYCFACHGTGAAGAPKSGDSLAWKPRLAKGKTTLLESVTKGMVGMPPKGRCQECTPDDLRALIDKMAD; encoded by the coding sequence ATGGTTGGCATGACTGCTCTGGCCTTATGTTGTATGCCTGGATGTGTCTCGTCGGAAAAATCAACCAAAGTTGAAGCACAATACAATAAGTATTGCTTTGCGTGTCATGGAACAGGCGCAGCTGGAGCCCCAAAAAGCGGCGACTCTTTAGCCTGGAAACCAAGACTTGCCAAAGGAAAAACAACTCTTCTCGAATCCGTAACAAAAGGCATGGTAGGCATGCCTCCCAAGGGAAGATGCCAAGAGTGTACGCCAGATGATCTGAGAGCACTCATTGATAAGATGGCTGACTAG